One Pleuronectes platessa chromosome 9, fPlePla1.1, whole genome shotgun sequence genomic region harbors:
- the LOC128447848 gene encoding uncharacterized protein LOC128447848 isoform X1: protein MPRNYTRKTTRGQTPLAEMETAAAEVMQGKKSLRKAGRDRNIDKTTLKRFIKKKEQGEVKSVAWGVVAEAKRIFTDEMEEELAKHLKQLADQFHGLLAPVQCRELAFEYAEKNNIPVPANWTEKQCAGIEWFGNFLARRHLSARTPEATSLGRATAFNESTVEEFFEHLAVVMDRKGQKEVGSITSAERGEPSPRPDLSPRLL from the exons atgccaagaaactacaccaggaagacaacccggggccaaacacccctcgcagagatggagactgcagccgctgaggtcatgcaaggaaagaagtccttaagaaaagctggaagggatagaaatattgacaagacaaccctcaaaagattcataaagaaaaaagagcaaggagaagtaaaatcagtagcctggggtgtagtagctgaggcaaagagaatattcacagatgagatggaggaggagcttgccaaacacttgaaacaactagctgaccagttccatggcctgcTTGCTCCAGTtcagtgccgtgaactggcatttgaatatgcagagaaaaacaatatccctgtccctgccaattggacagagaaacaatgtgcag GAATAGAGTGGTTTGGCAACTTCCTAGCACGTCGCCATCTCTCTGCCCGAACTCCGGAGGCAACATCCCTGGGAAGAGCTACAGCCTTCAATGAATCTACAGTGGAGGAGTTCTTTGAACATCTGGCTGTAGTGATGGACAG AAAAGGACAAAAGGAAGTTGGTTCTATCACATCGGCTGAGAGAGGAGAACCCAGTCCCAGGCCTGATCTGAGTCCCAGGCTGTTATAG
- the LOC128447848 gene encoding uncharacterized protein LOC128447848 isoform X2 — MPRNYTRKTTRGQTPLAEMETAAAEVMQGKKSLRKAGRDRNIDKTTLKRFIKKKEQGEVKSVAWGVVAEAKRIFTDEMEEELAKHLKQLADQFHGLLAPVQCRELAFEYAEKNNIPVPANWTEKQCAGIEWFGNFLARRHLSARTPEATSLGRATAFNESTVEEFFEHLAVVMDRL; from the exons atgccaagaaactacaccaggaagacaacccggggccaaacacccctcgcagagatggagactgcagccgctgaggtcatgcaaggaaagaagtccttaagaaaagctggaagggatagaaatattgacaagacaaccctcaaaagattcataaagaaaaaagagcaaggagaagtaaaatcagtagcctggggtgtagtagctgaggcaaagagaatattcacagatgagatggaggaggagcttgccaaacacttgaaacaactagctgaccagttccatggcctgcTTGCTCCAGTtcagtgccgtgaactggcatttgaatatgcagagaaaaacaatatccctgtccctgccaattggacagagaaacaatgtgcag GAATAGAGTGGTTTGGCAACTTCCTAGCACGTCGCCATCTCTCTGCCCGAACTCCGGAGGCAACATCCCTGGGAAGAGCTACAGCCTTCAATGAATCTACAGTGGAGGAGTTCTTTGAACATCTGGCTGTAGTGATGGACAG GTTGTGA